From Primulina huaijiensis isolate GDHJ02 unplaced genomic scaffold, ASM1229523v2 scaffold23545_ERROPOS1600000+, whole genome shotgun sequence, the proteins below share one genomic window:
- the LOC140967053 gene encoding LRR receptor-like serine/threonine-protein kinase ERECTA isoform X2: MMANLWKEFVFVGFMVMCLSFALVVCDDGATLLEVKKSFRDVDNVLYDWTDSPSSDYCVWRGITCDNVTFNVVALNLSGLNLDGEISPAIGQLRSLLSIDLRGNMISGQIPDEIGDCSALRTLDLSFNELYGDIPFSISKLKQLEDLILKNNQLIGPLPSTLSQIPNLKILDLAQNKLSGEIPRLIYWNEVLQYLGLRGNNLQGTLSPDMCQLTGLWYFDVRNNSLSGTIPDTVGNCTAFQVLDLSYNNFTGEIPFNIGFLQVATLSLQGNRFSGQIPSVIGLMQALAVLDLSCNLLSGTIPPILGNLTYTEKLYLHGNKLTGSIPAELGNMTKLHYLELNDNFLTGGIPPELGKLTDLFDLNVANNLLEGSIPDNLSSCTNLNSLNVHENKLSGTIPPELERLESMTYLNLSSNYLKGPIPVELSRIGNLDTLDLSNNMISGYMPSSLGDLEHLLKLNLSNNGLTGAIPAEFGNLRSVVDVDLSNNHLSGSIPQELGQLQNLFLLKLGNNNISGDVMSLANCLSLTVLNVSYNHLAGYIPTGNNFSRFTPDSFLGNPGLCGYWLGSGCHVSHHAERVTISKAAIFGISLGALVILLMILVAACRPHNPKPFFDGPFDKPVSYSAPKLVILHMNMALHVYEDIMRMTENLNEKFIIGYGASSTVYKCVLKNCKPVAIKKLYSHPHCLKEFETELETVGSIKHRNLVGLQGYSLSPLGNLLFYDYMENGSLWDLLHGNTRKKKLDWDTRLRIATGAAQGLTYLHHDCSPRIIHRDVKSSNILLDKDYEAHLTDFGIAKSLCTIKTHTSTYIMGTIGYIDPEYARTSRLTEKSDVYSYGIVLLELLTGRKAVDNESNLHYLILTKAANNAVMDTVDPDILETCKDLGQVKKVFQLALLCSKKQPSDRPTMHEVVRVLGTMVPTPEAKFIPSESTKVHQCYKDEYANLKTPTPHLLNCSSMSTSDAQLFLKFGEVISQNSV; encoded by the exons GGGCTACTTTGCTGGAGGTGAAGAAGTCATTTAGGGACGTGGACAATGTCCTTTATGACTGGACAGATTCTCCATCTTCGGACTACTGTGTCTGGAGAGGGATTACGTGTGATAATGTCACCTTCAACGTGGTTGCACT TAATCTCTCCGGTTTAAACCTTGATGGAGAAATTTCGCCTGCCATAGGGCAGCTTAGAAGCTTGCTGTCCAT TGATTTAAGAGGAAATATGATCTCTGGACAAATCCCAGACGAAATTGGGGACTGTTCAGCTTTGAGAACCTT AGACTTATCATTTAACGAGCTCTATGGAGATATCCCCTTCTCAATTTCGAAGCTAAAGCAACTTGAGGACTT GATTTTAAAGAATAATCAGTTGATTGGTCCGCTACCTTCAACACTGTCTCAGATTCCgaacttgaaaatttt GGATTTGGCTCAGAATAAGCTGAGTGGGGAAATACCAAGACTGATATATTGGAATGAAGTTTTGCAGTATCT GGGTTTGCGGGGAAATAACTTGCAAGGTACACTGTCCCCCGATATGTGTCAGCTAACCGGTTTGTGGTACTT TGATGTGAGAAATAACAGCTTGAGTGGAACAATTCCTGATACCGTAGGCAATTGCACTGCCTTCCAAGTTCT GGATTTGTCATATAATAATTTCACGGGTGAGATTCCTTTCAATATTGGATTTCTCCAAGTTGCTACCTT GTCTTTGCAAGGCAATCGTTTTTCTGGGCAGATTCCATCAGTCATAGGCTTGATGCAAGCACTTGCAGTGTT AGATCTTAGCTGCAATTTGTTGAGTGGAACAATCCCACCAATTTTAGGAAATTTAACTTACACTGAGAAACT ATATCTTCACGGAAACAAGCTAACTGGGTCCATTCCTGCCGAGCTTGGAAATATGACAAAGCTTCACTATCT GGAATTGAACGATAATTTCCTAACTGGGGGCATCCCACCAGAACTTGGGAAGCTCACTGATTTATTTGACTT AAATGTAGCCAACAACCTCCTAGAGGGGTCGATCCCAGATAATCTTAGCTCTTGTACAAATCTGAATAGCCT CAATGTGCATGAGAACAAGTTGAGTGGAACCATTCCTCCAGAACTTGAAAGGCTTGAAAGCATGACCTATCT GAATCTATCCTCGAATTATCTCAAGGGTCCAATTCCAGTTGAGTTGTCACGCATAGGGAATTTAGACACTTT AGACCTTTCAAATAACATGATCAGTGGTTATATGCCTTCCTCTCTAGGTGACTTGGAACATCTCTTGAAACT GAATTTAAGCAATAATGGTTTGACTGGAGCCATTCCTGCCGAGTTTGGTAACCTGAGAAGCGTAGTGGACGT AGATCTTTCAAATAACCATCTTTCAGGTTCAATACCTCAAGAACTTGGGCAGCTTCAAAATCTGTTTTTGCT GAAGCTTGGGAACAACAATATATCAGGGGATGTAATGTCGCTGGCTAATTGTCTCAGCCTTACCGTGCT GAATGTATCGTACAATCACCTTGCTGGATATATACCAACAGGCAATAATTTTTCGAGATTTACACCCGACAG CTTCCTAGGAAATCCAGGTCTTTGTGGATACTGGCTTGGTTCTGGTTGCCACGTGTCTCATCATGCTGAGCGAG TCACAATATCTAAAGCTGCTATATTTGGAATCTCTCTGGGTGCTTTGGTCATCCTTCTTATGATCTTAGTTGCGGCTTGCCGACCACACAATCCAAAACCATTTTTTGATGGGCCTTTTGACAAACCAG TAAGTTACTCGGCTCCAAAGCTTGTCATCCTCCACATGAACATGGCTCTTCATGTATACGAGGATATCATGCGGATGACAGAGAACTTGAATGAGAAATTTATCATCGGTTATGGTGCGTCGAGCACCGTGTATAAATGTGTTCTCAAGAACTGCAAGCCTGTGGCTATCAAGAAACTCTATTCGCACCCTCACTGCCTGAAAGAATTTGAGACCGAGCTCGAGACTGTTGGGAGCATTAAACATCGTAACCTAGTTGGTCTCCAAGGATATTCCCTTTCTCCATTGGGAAATCTTCTGTTTTACGATTATATGGAAAATGGAAGTCTTTGGGACCTTCTCCATG GAAATACGAGGAAGAAAAAGCTCGACTGGGACACACGTCTTCGTATAGCCACGGGAGCTGCGCAAGGGCTCACGTATCTACACCACGATTGTAGCCCTCGAATAATCCATCGAGATGTGAAGTCGTCCAACATTTTATTGGACAAGGATTACGAGGCCCATCTCACGGACTTCGGCATAGCCAAGAGCTTATGCACAATCAAAACCCACACTTCTACTTACATAATGGGAACCATTGGTTACATTGACCCCGAATATGCCCGTACTTCCCGGCTCACTGAGAAATCGGATGTATATAGCTATGGAATCGTGCTGCTTGAGCTTCTTACAGGGAGGAAAGCTGTGGATAACGAATCCAATCTCCATTACCtg ATTTTAACAAAAGCGGCCAACAATGCGGTTATGGATACGGTTGATCCGGATATTCTAGAAACCTGTAAAGACCTGGGACAAGTTAAGAAAGTGTTCCAGCTAGCTCTTTTGTGCAGCAAGAAACAGCCATCAGACCGGCCAACCATGCACGAGGTTGTTCGAGTGCTAGGAACCATGGTGCCTACCCCGGAAGCTAAATTTATCCCCTCCGAGTCGACAAAAGTCCACCAGTGTTACAAGGACGAGTATGCAAATCTGAAAACGCCGACTCCACACTTGCTGAACTGCTCATCCATGAGCACCTCAGACGCCCAACTCTTTCTTAAATTTGGAGAAGTAATATCTCAGAATAGCGTCTGA
- the LOC140967053 gene encoding LRR receptor-like serine/threonine-protein kinase ERECTA isoform X1, with product MMANLWKEFVFVGFMVMCLSFALVVCDDGATLLEVKKSFRDVDNVLYDWTDSPSSDYCVWRGITCDNVTFNVVALNLSGLNLDGEISPAIGQLRSLLSIDLRGNMISGQIPDEIGDCSALRTLDLSFNELYGDIPFSISKLKQLEDLILKNNQLIGPLPSTLSQIPNLKILDLAQNKLSGEIPRLIYWNEVLQYLGLRGNNLQGTLSPDMCQLTGLWYFDVRNNSLSGTIPDTVGNCTAFQVLDLSYNNFTGEIPFNIGFLQVATLSLQGNRFSGQIPSVIGLMQALAVLDLSCNLLSGTIPPILGNLTYTEKLYLHGNKLTGSIPAELGNMTKLHYLELNDNFLTGGIPPELGKLTDLFDLNVANNLLEGSIPDNLSSCTNLNSLNVHENKLSGTIPPELERLESMTYLNLSSNYLKGPIPVELSRIGNLDTFRDLSNNMISGYMPSSLGDLEHLLKLNLSNNGLTGAIPAEFGNLRSVVDVDLSNNHLSGSIPQELGQLQNLFLLKLGNNNISGDVMSLANCLSLTVLNVSYNHLAGYIPTGNNFSRFTPDSFLGNPGLCGYWLGSGCHVSHHAERVTISKAAIFGISLGALVILLMILVAACRPHNPKPFFDGPFDKPVSYSAPKLVILHMNMALHVYEDIMRMTENLNEKFIIGYGASSTVYKCVLKNCKPVAIKKLYSHPHCLKEFETELETVGSIKHRNLVGLQGYSLSPLGNLLFYDYMENGSLWDLLHGNTRKKKLDWDTRLRIATGAAQGLTYLHHDCSPRIIHRDVKSSNILLDKDYEAHLTDFGIAKSLCTIKTHTSTYIMGTIGYIDPEYARTSRLTEKSDVYSYGIVLLELLTGRKAVDNESNLHYLILTKAANNAVMDTVDPDILETCKDLGQVKKVFQLALLCSKKQPSDRPTMHEVVRVLGTMVPTPEAKFIPSESTKVHQCYKDEYANLKTPTPHLLNCSSMSTSDAQLFLKFGEVISQNSV from the exons GGGCTACTTTGCTGGAGGTGAAGAAGTCATTTAGGGACGTGGACAATGTCCTTTATGACTGGACAGATTCTCCATCTTCGGACTACTGTGTCTGGAGAGGGATTACGTGTGATAATGTCACCTTCAACGTGGTTGCACT TAATCTCTCCGGTTTAAACCTTGATGGAGAAATTTCGCCTGCCATAGGGCAGCTTAGAAGCTTGCTGTCCAT TGATTTAAGAGGAAATATGATCTCTGGACAAATCCCAGACGAAATTGGGGACTGTTCAGCTTTGAGAACCTT AGACTTATCATTTAACGAGCTCTATGGAGATATCCCCTTCTCAATTTCGAAGCTAAAGCAACTTGAGGACTT GATTTTAAAGAATAATCAGTTGATTGGTCCGCTACCTTCAACACTGTCTCAGATTCCgaacttgaaaatttt GGATTTGGCTCAGAATAAGCTGAGTGGGGAAATACCAAGACTGATATATTGGAATGAAGTTTTGCAGTATCT GGGTTTGCGGGGAAATAACTTGCAAGGTACACTGTCCCCCGATATGTGTCAGCTAACCGGTTTGTGGTACTT TGATGTGAGAAATAACAGCTTGAGTGGAACAATTCCTGATACCGTAGGCAATTGCACTGCCTTCCAAGTTCT GGATTTGTCATATAATAATTTCACGGGTGAGATTCCTTTCAATATTGGATTTCTCCAAGTTGCTACCTT GTCTTTGCAAGGCAATCGTTTTTCTGGGCAGATTCCATCAGTCATAGGCTTGATGCAAGCACTTGCAGTGTT AGATCTTAGCTGCAATTTGTTGAGTGGAACAATCCCACCAATTTTAGGAAATTTAACTTACACTGAGAAACT ATATCTTCACGGAAACAAGCTAACTGGGTCCATTCCTGCCGAGCTTGGAAATATGACAAAGCTTCACTATCT GGAATTGAACGATAATTTCCTAACTGGGGGCATCCCACCAGAACTTGGGAAGCTCACTGATTTATTTGACTT AAATGTAGCCAACAACCTCCTAGAGGGGTCGATCCCAGATAATCTTAGCTCTTGTACAAATCTGAATAGCCT CAATGTGCATGAGAACAAGTTGAGTGGAACCATTCCTCCAGAACTTGAAAGGCTTGAAAGCATGACCTATCT GAATCTATCCTCGAATTATCTCAAGGGTCCAATTCCAGTTGAGTTGTCACGCATAGGGAATTTAGACACTTT CAGAGACCTTTCAAATAACATGATCAGTGGTTATATGCCTTCCTCTCTAGGTGACTTGGAACATCTCTTGAAACT GAATTTAAGCAATAATGGTTTGACTGGAGCCATTCCTGCCGAGTTTGGTAACCTGAGAAGCGTAGTGGACGT AGATCTTTCAAATAACCATCTTTCAGGTTCAATACCTCAAGAACTTGGGCAGCTTCAAAATCTGTTTTTGCT GAAGCTTGGGAACAACAATATATCAGGGGATGTAATGTCGCTGGCTAATTGTCTCAGCCTTACCGTGCT GAATGTATCGTACAATCACCTTGCTGGATATATACCAACAGGCAATAATTTTTCGAGATTTACACCCGACAG CTTCCTAGGAAATCCAGGTCTTTGTGGATACTGGCTTGGTTCTGGTTGCCACGTGTCTCATCATGCTGAGCGAG TCACAATATCTAAAGCTGCTATATTTGGAATCTCTCTGGGTGCTTTGGTCATCCTTCTTATGATCTTAGTTGCGGCTTGCCGACCACACAATCCAAAACCATTTTTTGATGGGCCTTTTGACAAACCAG TAAGTTACTCGGCTCCAAAGCTTGTCATCCTCCACATGAACATGGCTCTTCATGTATACGAGGATATCATGCGGATGACAGAGAACTTGAATGAGAAATTTATCATCGGTTATGGTGCGTCGAGCACCGTGTATAAATGTGTTCTCAAGAACTGCAAGCCTGTGGCTATCAAGAAACTCTATTCGCACCCTCACTGCCTGAAAGAATTTGAGACCGAGCTCGAGACTGTTGGGAGCATTAAACATCGTAACCTAGTTGGTCTCCAAGGATATTCCCTTTCTCCATTGGGAAATCTTCTGTTTTACGATTATATGGAAAATGGAAGTCTTTGGGACCTTCTCCATG GAAATACGAGGAAGAAAAAGCTCGACTGGGACACACGTCTTCGTATAGCCACGGGAGCTGCGCAAGGGCTCACGTATCTACACCACGATTGTAGCCCTCGAATAATCCATCGAGATGTGAAGTCGTCCAACATTTTATTGGACAAGGATTACGAGGCCCATCTCACGGACTTCGGCATAGCCAAGAGCTTATGCACAATCAAAACCCACACTTCTACTTACATAATGGGAACCATTGGTTACATTGACCCCGAATATGCCCGTACTTCCCGGCTCACTGAGAAATCGGATGTATATAGCTATGGAATCGTGCTGCTTGAGCTTCTTACAGGGAGGAAAGCTGTGGATAACGAATCCAATCTCCATTACCtg ATTTTAACAAAAGCGGCCAACAATGCGGTTATGGATACGGTTGATCCGGATATTCTAGAAACCTGTAAAGACCTGGGACAAGTTAAGAAAGTGTTCCAGCTAGCTCTTTTGTGCAGCAAGAAACAGCCATCAGACCGGCCAACCATGCACGAGGTTGTTCGAGTGCTAGGAACCATGGTGCCTACCCCGGAAGCTAAATTTATCCCCTCCGAGTCGACAAAAGTCCACCAGTGTTACAAGGACGAGTATGCAAATCTGAAAACGCCGACTCCACACTTGCTGAACTGCTCATCCATGAGCACCTCAGACGCCCAACTCTTTCTTAAATTTGGAGAAGTAATATCTCAGAATAGCGTCTGA